In Streptomyces hawaiiensis, one genomic interval encodes:
- a CDS encoding YjbQ family protein — protein MSDVFTTRVLNVSTGAAERVLDITGDCESFLREAAAGRDGLLNVFVPHATAGIAVLETGAGSDDDLLAALHTLLPADDRWQHRHGSPGHGRDHVLPALVPPHATLPVLGGRLELGTWQSVCLVDTNRDNPERKVRLSFLG, from the coding sequence ATGTCAGATGTCTTCACCACCCGAGTCCTGAACGTCAGCACCGGTGCCGCGGAGAGGGTCCTCGACATCACCGGTGACTGCGAGTCCTTCCTGCGTGAGGCGGCGGCCGGCCGCGACGGTCTCCTCAACGTCTTCGTGCCGCACGCGACGGCCGGCATCGCCGTCCTGGAGACCGGCGCCGGCAGCGACGACGACCTCCTGGCCGCGCTGCACACCCTGCTGCCCGCCGACGACCGCTGGCAGCACCGGCACGGCAGTCCCGGACACGGCCGCGACCACGTCCTGCCCGCCCTCGTCCCGCCCCACGCGACCCTGCCGGTGCTGGGTGGGCGGCTGGAACTCGGCACCTGGCAGTCGGTGTGCCTGGTGGACACCAACAGGGATAATCCGGAACGGAAGGTGCGCTTGAGTTTCCTGGGGTGA
- a CDS encoding MarR family winged helix-turn-helix transcriptional regulator: MTTPDPDGLLAEQLLRLTRRVHRIQKRHLEHRDLGITPAQSRLLRTLAHWGSPPRMADLAERLEVVPRAVTTLVDGLEASGKVRRVPDPANRRVIRIELTDDGRGALRELRAARRSAAEEILAPLTADQREALGGLLDTLIDGTPVRSC, translated from the coding sequence ATGACCACGCCCGACCCCGACGGCCTGCTCGCCGAGCAGTTGCTGCGGCTCACCCGCCGCGTGCACCGCATCCAGAAGCGTCATCTGGAGCACCGCGACCTCGGCATCACCCCGGCCCAGTCCCGGCTGCTGCGCACGCTGGCGCACTGGGGCTCGCCGCCGCGCATGGCCGATCTGGCCGAGCGCCTGGAGGTGGTGCCGCGGGCCGTGACGACGCTGGTCGACGGCCTGGAGGCGAGCGGCAAGGTGCGCCGGGTCCCGGACCCGGCGAACCGGCGGGTGATCCGCATCGAGCTCACGGACGACGGCCGGGGCGCACTGCGCGAGCTGCGGGCGGCGCGCAGGTCGGCGGCGGAGGAGATCCTCGCGCCGCTGACGGCGGATCAGCGGGAAGCACTCGGGGGGTTGCTGGACACGCTGATCGACGGGACGCCGGTGCGCTCCTGCTGA
- a CDS encoding ABC transporter permease produces the protein MSISHAPPVSEEPDISPVSVYDLDLQPLVPTSSRRTRVPRWLRRTTGPVLLLALWQLLSGTGALPPDVLASPGRIARVAADMLADGSLPAAMGTSLQRVAGGLLLGLAVGTGLALVAGLFRIGEDLVDAPVQMLRTVPFVGLIPLFIIWFGIGEAPKVAIITLGVTFPLYLNVYAGIRGVDAQLIEAGESLGLSRWGLVRHVVLPGALPNAMTGLRYSLGIAWLALVFAEQVNADSGIGFLMVQARDFLRTDVIVVCLVVYAFLGLLADFIVRSLEKVLLQWRPTFTGR, from the coding sequence ATGAGCATCAGCCATGCCCCGCCCGTGTCGGAAGAACCCGATATTTCGCCTGTATCGGTTTATGATCTCGACCTCCAGCCCCTCGTCCCCACCTCCTCCCGCCGCACCCGCGTCCCGCGCTGGCTGCGCCGCACCACCGGCCCGGTGCTGCTACTGGCGTTGTGGCAACTCCTCAGTGGCACGGGCGCGTTGCCCCCGGACGTGCTCGCCTCGCCCGGCCGGATAGCCCGGGTCGCCGCAGACATGCTGGCCGACGGCTCCCTTCCCGCGGCCATGGGCACCTCGCTCCAGCGGGTCGCCGGCGGGCTGCTGCTCGGTCTGGCCGTCGGCACCGGACTCGCCCTGGTCGCGGGCCTGTTCCGGATCGGCGAGGACCTCGTGGACGCGCCCGTGCAGATGCTGCGGACCGTGCCGTTCGTGGGACTCATCCCGCTGTTCATCATCTGGTTCGGCATCGGCGAGGCCCCCAAGGTCGCCATCATCACCCTCGGCGTGACCTTCCCGCTCTACCTCAACGTCTACGCCGGAATCCGGGGCGTGGACGCCCAGTTGATCGAGGCCGGGGAATCCCTCGGACTGTCGCGGTGGGGACTCGTGCGGCATGTCGTCCTCCCGGGCGCGCTGCCCAACGCCATGACCGGCCTGCGCTACTCACTCGGCATCGCCTGGCTCGCCCTGGTCTTCGCCGAGCAGGTCAACGCCGACTCCGGCATCGGCTTCCTCATGGTGCAGGCGCGGGACTTCCTGCGGACCGACGTGATCGTGGTCTGCCTGGTCGTCTACGCCTTCCTCGGCCTGCTCGCCGACTTCATCGTCCGCTCTCTCGAAAAGGTGCTGCTGCAATGGCGACCGACGTTCACCGGCCGGTGA
- the mltG gene encoding endolytic transglycosylase MltG — MQKNTPPRSTIQLTRRGRIALVATGAVVVGTAVAVPLLTLGTEKDSRPTTLAVPEGWRASQVYAAVDKALALPAGSTKKSLDKAVLKLPNEAEGNPEGYLFPATYPLQEKGTPDKLLALMVDTANDKFNGAPIAAGAQRNAMNVYQAVTIASIVQAEAATRADMGKVARVIFNRLERGMPLQMDSTLNYALNRSTLRTTESDTRIDSPYNSYQRMGLPPTPIDNPGEEAMRAAVNPPPGDWLYFVTVRPGDTRFTADYQEHQRNVAEYNAQKKKSGAQAAG, encoded by the coding sequence ATGCAGAAGAACACTCCGCCACGGAGCACGATTCAACTGACGCGCCGGGGCCGCATCGCCCTCGTCGCGACCGGAGCCGTCGTGGTCGGTACCGCCGTGGCGGTGCCGCTGCTGACCCTGGGCACCGAGAAGGACAGCCGGCCCACGACCCTGGCCGTCCCGGAGGGCTGGCGCGCGAGCCAGGTCTACGCGGCCGTCGACAAGGCCCTCGCCCTGCCCGCCGGCAGTACGAAGAAGTCCCTGGACAAGGCCGTGCTGAAACTGCCGAACGAGGCCGAGGGCAACCCGGAGGGCTACCTCTTCCCGGCCACCTATCCGCTTCAGGAGAAGGGCACGCCGGACAAGCTCCTCGCGCTGATGGTCGACACCGCCAACGACAAGTTCAACGGCGCGCCCATCGCGGCCGGGGCGCAGCGCAACGCCATGAACGTGTACCAGGCCGTCACCATCGCGAGCATCGTCCAGGCGGAGGCGGCCACCAGGGCCGACATGGGCAAGGTGGCCCGGGTCATCTTCAACCGCCTCGAGCGCGGGATGCCGCTGCAGATGGACTCCACCCTCAACTACGCCCTCAATCGCTCCACCCTCCGCACGACGGAGAGCGACACCCGCATCGACAGCCCCTACAACTCGTACCAGCGCATGGGCCTGCCGCCCACGCCCATCGACAACCCCGGCGAGGAGGCGATGCGCGCGGCCGTCAACCCGCCCCCGGGCGACTGGCTGTACTTCGTCACGGTCCGCCCGGGCGACACCCGCTTCACCGCGGACTACCAGGAACACCAGCGCAATGTCGCGGAGTACAACGCGCAGAAGAAGAAGAGCGGGGCGCAGGCGGCCGGGTGA
- a CDS encoding ABC transporter ATP-binding protein: MATDVHRPVTPQAVHVEGLTRSFDGRAVIDDLRLDVRPGEFVALLGRSGCGKSTLLRILAGLDRDIEGSVLVPRRKAVAFQAPRLMPWKKVWRNVLLGLPGTPGRAVAEQALDEVGLGHRTDAWPKTLSGGEAQRASLARALVREPDLLLLDEPFGALDALTRIKAQRLVGELWQRRGCAVLLVTHDVEEAVLLADRVLVMDRGVIAHEQHIGLERPRDITDPRFAALRAGLLERLGVEATAAEAA, translated from the coding sequence ATGGCGACCGACGTTCACCGGCCGGTGACCCCCCAGGCGGTCCACGTCGAGGGTCTCACCCGTTCCTTCGACGGCCGTGCCGTCATCGACGACCTGCGACTGGACGTCCGGCCGGGCGAGTTCGTGGCCCTGCTCGGCCGCAGCGGCTGCGGCAAGTCGACGCTGCTGCGCATCCTCGCCGGGCTCGACCGCGACATCGAGGGAAGCGTCCTGGTGCCGCGCCGCAAGGCCGTCGCCTTCCAGGCACCGCGGCTGATGCCGTGGAAGAAGGTGTGGCGCAACGTGCTGCTCGGTCTGCCCGGCACGCCCGGGCGCGCCGTCGCCGAGCAGGCCCTCGACGAGGTCGGCCTCGGCCACCGCACGGACGCCTGGCCCAAAACCCTCTCCGGGGGCGAGGCCCAACGCGCCTCTCTCGCCAGGGCGTTGGTGCGCGAGCCCGATCTGCTGCTGCTCGACGAACCGTTCGGCGCACTCGACGCGCTCACCCGCATCAAGGCCCAGCGGCTCGTGGGTGAGCTGTGGCAGCGCCGCGGCTGCGCGGTGCTCCTCGTCACCCATGACGTCGAGGAGGCCGTGCTGCTCGCCGACCGCGTCCTGGTGATGGACCGCGGGGTCATCGCCCACGAGCAGCACATCGGCCTCGAACGTCCCCGCGACATCACCGACCCGCGCTTCGCCGCCCTGCGCGCCGGCCTCCTCGAACGCCTCGGCGTCGAGGCGACGGCCGCCGAAGCCGCCTGA
- a CDS encoding ABC transporter substrate-binding protein: MRRRRLTPAALLLPLALLLTACGGNSAAGTSDGGTDGHGSVTLHVGDQKGGSEAILRAAGELKDLDYTIKWSTFTSGPPLLEAINAGAVDTGGVGNTPPVFAAGAGSKIKVVAAWHGTSRGDTILVPKDSPLKSPERLKGRSVAVAQGSSAHFQLVASLKKAGLKLSDVKVKYLQPADALAAFTSGKVDAWAVWDPYTSQILQARQGRVLTDGDGVTNGHTFQVAAPAALKDKKKAAALKDYLERLRRAYTWVYDHEEEWAKVWAQDTGLPEEVALAAVKRTYTTRIAVAVDKPLIASEQEIADTFTALKLIPRKVDFAEFTDTRFNGDLPPSTTQARPSTGS; the protein is encoded by the coding sequence ATGCGACGACGACGCCTCACCCCCGCCGCCCTGCTCCTCCCCCTCGCCCTCCTGCTCACCGCCTGCGGCGGCAACTCGGCAGCCGGTACGTCGGACGGCGGCACCGACGGGCACGGCTCGGTCACTCTCCATGTCGGTGACCAGAAAGGCGGTTCGGAGGCCATCCTGCGGGCCGCCGGGGAGCTGAAGGATCTCGACTACACGATCAAGTGGTCGACGTTCACCTCCGGCCCGCCGCTGCTGGAGGCCATCAACGCCGGGGCCGTCGACACCGGAGGGGTGGGCAACACCCCACCGGTCTTCGCGGCCGGCGCGGGTTCGAAGATCAAGGTCGTGGCCGCCTGGCACGGCACGTCCAGGGGCGACACCATCCTCGTCCCGAAGGACTCGCCCCTGAAGAGCCCCGAGCGGCTCAAGGGCCGTTCGGTCGCCGTCGCCCAGGGTTCCTCCGCGCACTTCCAGCTGGTCGCGTCCCTGAAGAAGGCCGGACTGAAGCTGAGCGACGTCAAGGTCAAGTACCTCCAGCCGGCCGACGCCCTCGCCGCGTTCACGTCCGGCAAGGTCGACGCGTGGGCGGTCTGGGACCCGTACACCTCGCAGATCCTGCAGGCACGGCAAGGGCGGGTGCTGACCGACGGCGACGGCGTGACCAACGGCCACACCTTCCAGGTCGCGGCCCCGGCCGCCCTGAAGGACAAGAAGAAGGCCGCGGCCCTCAAGGACTACCTGGAGCGGCTGCGGCGCGCCTACACCTGGGTGTACGACCACGAGGAGGAGTGGGCGAAGGTCTGGGCGCAGGACACCGGGCTTCCCGAGGAGGTGGCGCTGGCCGCGGTGAAGCGCACCTACACGACCCGGATCGCGGTCGCCGTCGACAAGCCGCTGATCGCCTCCGAGCAGGAGATCGCCGACACCTTCACGGCGTTGAAGCTCATCCCGCGGAAGGTGGACTTCGCCGAGTTCACGGACACACGCTTCAACGGCGATCTGCCGCCGTCGACGACACAGGCGCGCCCTTCCACTGGTTCGTGA
- a CDS encoding ABC transporter ATP-binding protein — protein MHPDREASWTPPADSKEQPRQVRRILGLFRPYRGRLAIVGLLVGAASLVSVATPFLLKEILDVAIPQGRTGLLSLLALGMILSAVLTSVFGVLQTLISTTVGQRVMHDLRTAVYGRLQRMSLAFFTRTRTGEVQSRIANDIGGMQATVTSTATSLVSNLTSVVATIVAMVVLDWRLTVVSLLLLPVFVWISRRVGNERRKITTQRQKQMAAMAATVTESLSVSGILLGRTMGRSDSLTKSFSDESEELVDLEVRSNMAGRWRMAVITIVMAALPAVIYWTAGMALQMGGPEVSIGTIVAFVSLQQGLFRPAVSLLSTGVQIQTSLALFQRIFEYLDLPIDITERPDPVRLDRVKGEVRFENVTFGYDAKDGPVLDGIDLTVPAGGSLAVVGPTGAGKSTLGYLVPRLYDVTGGRVTLDGVDVRDLDFDTLARAVGVVSQETYLFHASVADNLRFAKPDATDEELHQAAKAAQIHDHIATLPDGYDTVVGERGHRFSGGEKQRLAIARTILRDPPVLILDEATSALDTRTEGAVQDAIDALSANRTTLTIAHRLSTVRGADQIVVLDSGRAVERGTHEELLEEGGRYAALVRRDAQLEPTR, from the coding sequence ATGCATCCCGACCGTGAAGCCTCCTGGACCCCGCCGGCCGACTCGAAGGAGCAGCCCCGGCAGGTCCGCCGCATCCTCGGCCTCTTCCGCCCCTACCGGGGCCGCCTCGCGATCGTCGGCCTGCTGGTCGGTGCCGCGTCGCTGGTCTCGGTCGCCACGCCCTTCCTGCTGAAGGAGATCCTCGACGTCGCTATCCCCCAGGGGCGCACGGGCCTGCTCAGCCTGCTCGCCCTCGGCATGATCCTCAGCGCCGTCCTCACCAGCGTCTTCGGGGTTCTCCAGACCCTGATCTCCACGACGGTCGGCCAGCGCGTCATGCACGACCTGCGCACCGCCGTCTACGGCCGGCTCCAGCGCATGTCCCTCGCCTTCTTCACGCGCACGCGCACGGGCGAGGTGCAGTCGCGCATCGCCAACGACATCGGCGGCATGCAGGCCACCGTCACCTCCACCGCGACCTCCCTGGTCTCCAACCTGACCAGCGTGGTCGCGACGATCGTCGCGATGGTCGTCCTCGACTGGCGCCTGACGGTCGTCTCGCTGCTGTTGCTGCCGGTGTTCGTGTGGATCAGCCGCCGGGTGGGCAACGAACGCCGGAAGATCACCACCCAGCGCCAGAAGCAGATGGCCGCCATGGCCGCCACCGTCACCGAGTCGCTCTCCGTCAGCGGCATCCTGCTCGGCCGCACGATGGGCCGCTCCGACTCGCTGACGAAGTCCTTCTCCGACGAGTCCGAGGAACTCGTCGACCTGGAGGTGCGGTCGAACATGGCAGGCCGGTGGCGCATGGCCGTCATCACGATCGTCATGGCCGCCCTGCCCGCCGTCATCTACTGGACCGCCGGCATGGCACTCCAAATGGGCGGCCCCGAGGTCTCCATCGGCACGATCGTCGCCTTCGTCTCGCTCCAGCAGGGTCTGTTCCGCCCGGCCGTGAGCCTGCTGTCGACCGGTGTGCAGATCCAGACCTCGCTCGCCCTCTTCCAGCGCATCTTCGAGTACCTCGACCTGCCGATCGACATCACCGAGCGCCCCGACCCGGTCCGCCTCGACCGGGTCAAGGGTGAGGTCCGCTTCGAGAACGTCACCTTCGGCTACGACGCCAAGGACGGCCCGGTCCTCGACGGCATCGACCTCACCGTCCCGGCCGGCGGCAGCCTCGCGGTCGTCGGCCCAACCGGTGCCGGCAAGTCCACCCTCGGCTACCTGGTGCCCCGCCTGTACGACGTGACCGGCGGCCGCGTGACCCTCGACGGGGTCGACGTCCGCGACCTCGACTTCGACACCCTGGCGCGCGCGGTCGGCGTCGTCTCGCAGGAGACGTACCTCTTCCACGCCTCGGTCGCCGACAATCTGCGCTTCGCCAAGCCCGACGCCACCGACGAGGAACTCCACCAGGCGGCGAAGGCGGCGCAGATCCACGACCACATCGCAACCCTGCCCGACGGCTACGACACCGTCGTCGGCGAGCGCGGCCACCGCTTCTCCGGCGGGGAGAAGCAGCGCCTGGCCATCGCCCGCACCATCCTGCGCGACCCGCCGGTGCTCATCCTCGACGAGGCCACCAGCGCGCTGGACACCCGGACCGAGGGCGCCGTCCAGGACGCCATCGACGCCCTGTCGGCCAACCGCACCACCCTCACCATCGCCCACCGGCTGTCCACCGTGCGCGGTGCCGACCAGATCGTGGTCCTCGACTCGGGCCGCGCGGTCGAACGCGGCACGCACGAGGAGCTCCTGGAGGAGGGCGGCCGGTATGCGGCACTCGTACGCCGGGACGCCCAACTGGAACCGACAAGATGA
- a CDS encoding cation:dicarboxylate symporter family transporter, with translation MPPSVPSLPRRVARTLRTSLFAQVLCALVLGIVVGKLWPDTATALQPLGDGFTRLIKTVISPLVFCVVVVGIAKAGDLKAFGRIGVKALIWFEIASTAALVIGLVAANVVGPGKGMNVDPSSLNAAAVDETTGGGHLPTTTEFVLNALPQSFVGAFAENELLQVLILACLVGAALLHVGHTKVPKILPAVEQAQEIIFAVVGFIMRLAPLAVFGAMAHLVGSYGLGVMRTYAKLIVLCYVAAALFLALLAIALKAVTGLSLWKFLRYIREEMLLALGTASTESVMPRVMQKLRRAGARDDAVGLVLPTGYSFNLDGASLYLSIGTLFIAQAVGVDLSLGQQITVVLVLMLTSKGMAGIPGSAFLALSATASSLGAIPAGAVALLLGVDRIMDSMRVVTNLLGNCVAVFAVSRWEGALDTAQAKRVLDGEDTSEPDDGDKGPGGEVGTEALVPAIPAQKPKELKEPTTGAG, from the coding sequence GTGCCACCGTCTGTACCGTCCCTGCCGCGGCGCGTCGCCCGCACCCTGCGTACCTCGCTCTTCGCGCAGGTCCTCTGCGCCCTCGTCCTCGGAATCGTCGTCGGAAAGCTGTGGCCGGACACGGCCACGGCTCTCCAGCCGCTCGGCGACGGTTTCACCCGGCTCATCAAGACGGTGATCTCGCCGCTCGTGTTCTGCGTGGTCGTCGTCGGCATCGCCAAGGCCGGTGACCTGAAGGCATTCGGCCGGATCGGGGTCAAGGCCCTCATCTGGTTCGAGATCGCCTCCACGGCCGCCCTGGTCATCGGCCTCGTGGCCGCCAACGTCGTCGGCCCCGGCAAGGGCATGAACGTCGACCCCTCCTCGCTGAACGCCGCCGCGGTGGACGAGACGACGGGCGGTGGCCATCTGCCCACGACGACCGAGTTCGTCCTGAACGCGCTGCCGCAGAGTTTTGTCGGCGCCTTCGCCGAGAACGAGCTGCTCCAGGTCCTCATCCTGGCCTGTCTGGTCGGCGCCGCCCTGCTGCACGTCGGGCACACCAAGGTGCCGAAGATCCTGCCCGCCGTCGAGCAGGCCCAGGAGATCATCTTCGCGGTCGTCGGCTTCATCATGCGGCTGGCCCCGCTCGCGGTGTTCGGCGCGATGGCCCACCTGGTCGGCAGCTACGGCCTGGGCGTGATGAGGACGTACGCCAAGCTCATCGTGCTCTGCTATGTGGCCGCGGCGCTGTTCCTCGCACTGCTCGCCATCGCCCTGAAGGCCGTCACCGGGCTCAGCCTGTGGAAGTTCCTGCGCTACATCCGCGAGGAGATGCTGCTCGCGCTCGGTACCGCGTCCACCGAGTCGGTCATGCCGCGCGTGATGCAGAAGCTGCGCCGGGCCGGAGCCCGCGACGACGCCGTGGGGCTGGTGCTCCCCACCGGCTACTCCTTCAACCTCGACGGCGCCTCGCTCTACCTGTCCATCGGCACCCTGTTCATCGCCCAGGCCGTGGGCGTGGACCTGAGCCTCGGCCAGCAGATCACCGTCGTCCTGGTGCTGATGCTGACCAGCAAGGGCATGGCGGGCATCCCCGGTTCGGCGTTCCTCGCCCTGTCCGCGACCGCCTCGTCCCTGGGGGCGATCCCCGCCGGGGCCGTCGCGCTGCTGCTCGGCGTGGACCGCATCATGGACTCGATGCGCGTCGTCACCAACCTGCTCGGCAACTGCGTCGCCGTCTTCGCGGTGTCCCGCTGGGAGGGGGCCCTGGACACCGCGCAGGCGAAGAGGGTGCTCGACGGGGAGGACACCTCCGAGCCGGACGACGGTGACAAGGGCCCCGGCGGCGAGGTCGGCACCGAAGCGCTGGTTCCGGCCATCCCGGCCCAGAAACCCAAGGAACTCAAGGAGCCCACCACCGGGGCCGGTTGA
- a CDS encoding NAD(P)-binding domain-containing protein: protein MNNTREVEAVVIGAGQAGLAGAYHLRRSGFEADRDFVVLDHSPGPGGAWQFRWPSLTYGKVHGMHALPGMELTDADPARPSAEVIGEYFDRYERTFDLRVRRPVDVRAVREGPGGRLLVETSDGDWSARALINATGTWDRPFWPRYPGQETFRGRQLHTAQYPGPEEFAGQRVVVVGGGASGTQHLLEIASYAAATTWVTRRPPVFREGPFDEDAGRAAVALVEERVRQGLPPRSVVSVTGLPLNDAIRQGIEDGVLDRQPMFDRISPTGVDWTDGRHADADVILWATGFRPVIDHLAPLRLRAPGGGIRMEGTHAAADPRVHLVGYGPSASTIGANRAGRAAVRDIRRLLEREPVAA, encoded by the coding sequence GTGAACAACACGCGCGAGGTCGAGGCAGTGGTCATCGGTGCTGGTCAGGCCGGTCTGGCAGGCGCCTATCACCTGCGGCGATCCGGTTTCGAGGCGGACCGCGACTTCGTCGTGCTGGACCACTCCCCCGGCCCCGGCGGCGCCTGGCAGTTCCGGTGGCCGTCCCTGACCTACGGCAAGGTGCACGGGATGCACGCCCTGCCGGGCATGGAGCTCACGGACGCGGATCCGGCGCGGCCGTCCGCCGAGGTGATCGGCGAGTACTTCGACCGTTACGAGCGGACCTTCGACCTGCGGGTCAGGCGCCCGGTGGACGTACGGGCCGTGCGCGAGGGGCCCGGCGGGCGGCTGCTCGTGGAAACCTCGGACGGCGACTGGTCGGCGCGGGCGCTGATCAACGCGACCGGCACCTGGGACCGGCCGTTCTGGCCGCGCTATCCGGGCCAGGAGACCTTCCGGGGGCGGCAGTTGCACACCGCGCAGTACCCCGGGCCCGAGGAGTTCGCCGGGCAGCGGGTCGTGGTGGTGGGCGGCGGCGCCTCAGGCACCCAGCACCTGCTGGAGATCGCCTCGTACGCGGCGGCCACCACCTGGGTGACGCGGCGCCCGCCCGTCTTCCGTGAGGGGCCCTTCGACGAGGACGCGGGGCGCGCGGCGGTCGCGCTCGTCGAGGAACGGGTACGGCAGGGACTGCCGCCCCGCAGCGTTGTCTCGGTCACCGGGCTGCCGCTCAACGACGCGATCCGGCAGGGCATCGAGGACGGTGTGCTCGACCGGCAGCCGATGTTCGACCGCATCTCGCCGACCGGGGTGGACTGGACCGACGGCCGTCATGCCGACGCCGATGTCATCCTCTGGGCCACCGGTTTCCGCCCCGTCATCGACCACCTCGCCCCGCTCCGGCTGCGCGCCCCCGGCGGCGGCATCCGCATGGAAGGCACCCACGCGGCCGCGGACCCCCGCGTCCATCTGGTCGGCTACGGGCCGTCGGCCAGCACCATCGGAGCGAACCGGGCCGGTCGCGCGGCCGTACGGGACATCAGGCGGCTGCTGGAGCGGGAGCCGGTCGCGGCGTGA
- a CDS encoding peptide-N4-asparagine amidase: MKRRIVMSMLAGAALLASTLLGTGPAGAADVPAPAAGAPAEFGTDWHDPVTAAPPVQRPAGKSCEVTLAQARFRDFTPYRGTYTPPEGCGARWSKVVLRLDGKVKGRQYDRLGHLHVGGVEIFRTSTPQPSPDGIEWSVEKDVTRYSETFRTSRDVEMLIGNVVDDTYTGVLDVKVTLTFYPGRPDGRSPDRVLTLDGDSALTTPRNSERIVAEVYATGSGGGCEEYWYLTVPEPAPYSCKAGQGPYREVRVSVDGRLAGIAAPFPTVWTGGWSNPFLWYVIPGPRAFDVKPITYDLTPFAGILNDGRPHRVEVSVVGVPEGQAGWSTPVNVLVWQDEQRERVTGKLTVHREGDLTDSSVYTPGSEHRVDTDGAHRLTVGGYVDTSHGRVRTTVSRSLAHASTHRWTDGETRDALEATWSDDESVTVDGRTTRTHRTYTMDGTTTLGAGDRLRTVLALGDRAMTVETRGARRTAWSRLDDTYTGDATYTANVPRDQRRAVGTTSERYRLYGSRGCHDRTLTTAQGAVTGNLSRC, from the coding sequence ATGAAGAGACGGATCGTCATGTCCATGCTTGCCGGAGCGGCCCTCCTGGCGAGCACCCTCCTCGGCACCGGACCCGCCGGTGCGGCGGACGTCCCGGCCCCGGCCGCCGGTGCCCCAGCCGAGTTCGGCACCGACTGGCACGACCCGGTCACGGCCGCCCCACCCGTCCAGAGGCCCGCTGGAAAGTCCTGCGAAGTCACCCTCGCCCAGGCGCGGTTCCGTGACTTCACCCCGTACCGCGGCACGTACACCCCGCCCGAAGGCTGCGGAGCCCGCTGGAGCAAGGTGGTGCTGCGGCTCGACGGCAAGGTCAAGGGGCGTCAGTACGACCGGCTCGGCCACCTCCACGTCGGCGGGGTCGAGATCTTCCGGACGTCGACGCCGCAGCCCTCACCGGACGGCATCGAGTGGTCCGTGGAGAAGGACGTCACGCGCTACAGCGAGACCTTCCGCACGAGCCGGGACGTCGAGATGCTCATCGGCAATGTCGTCGACGACACCTACACGGGCGTCCTCGACGTCAAGGTCACGCTGACGTTCTACCCGGGCCGCCCCGACGGGAGGAGCCCCGACCGGGTCCTCACCCTCGACGGCGACTCGGCCCTCACGACCCCGCGCAACAGCGAGCGCATCGTCGCCGAGGTGTACGCGACCGGCTCCGGCGGCGGCTGCGAGGAGTACTGGTACCTGACGGTGCCCGAGCCCGCGCCGTACTCCTGCAAGGCCGGTCAGGGCCCGTACCGGGAGGTGCGGGTCAGCGTGGACGGCCGGCTCGCCGGCATCGCCGCACCGTTCCCGACCGTGTGGACCGGGGGCTGGTCCAACCCGTTCCTCTGGTACGTGATCCCGGGCCCGCGCGCCTTCGACGTCAAGCCGATCACCTACGACCTCACCCCCTTCGCCGGGATCCTCAACGACGGCCGCCCGCACCGCGTCGAGGTCTCGGTCGTCGGCGTGCCCGAGGGGCAGGCCGGCTGGAGCACGCCCGTGAACGTCCTCGTCTGGCAGGACGAGCAGCGCGAGCGGGTCACCGGCAAGCTCACCGTGCACAGGGAGGGCGACCTCACCGACTCGTCGGTGTACACGCCCGGTTCGGAGCACCGGGTCGACACCGATGGTGCCCACCGGCTGACCGTCGGCGGCTACGTCGACACGTCGCACGGCCGCGTCAGGACCACTGTCAGCCGCTCGCTCGCCCACGCCTCCACACACCGCTGGACCGACGGCGAGACGCGTGACGCTCTGGAGGCCACCTGGAGCGACGACGAGTCGGTGACCGTCGACGGCCGCACCACGCGCACCCACCGCACCTACACGATGGACGGCACGACCACCCTGGGCGCGGGCGACCGGCTGCGCACCGTGCTGGCGCTCGGGGATCGCGCCATGACCGTCGAGACGCGCGGTGCGCGGCGCACCGCGTGGTCGCGGCTGGACGACACGTACACCGGGGACGCGACGTATACGGCGAACGTGCCGCGCGACCAGCGCCGGGCGGTCGGCACCACCAGCGAGCGCTACCGGCTGTACGGCTCGCGCGGCTGCCACGACCGCACTCTGACCACGGCGCAGGGGGCGGTCACCGGGAACCTCAGCCGTTGCTGA
- a CDS encoding putative leader peptide — MLRSALLTTRGHIDLLRVASAACRRGC, encoded by the coding sequence ATGTTGCGTTCAGCCCTGCTCACCACGCGCGGTCACATCGACCTGCTGCGGGTGGCCTCCGCCGCGTGTCGCCGCGGCTGCTGA